In one Trichosurus vulpecula isolate mTriVul1 chromosome 8, mTriVul1.pri, whole genome shotgun sequence genomic region, the following are encoded:
- the LOC118829745 gene encoding olfactory receptor 11G2-like, with product MVYFVVFSVTYMLILMGNAAIVCAVLWDRHLHTPMYILLGNFSFLEICYVTTTVPNMLANFLSETKTITFIGCFIQFYFFFSFGCDEAFYLCIMAFDRYLAICRPLHYPTVMTTHLCTGLVAFGWSSGFVLFIIPVALISQLSYCGSNIIDHFICDPVPLMALSCSKSHTTKIIYSTFNTIFMVGTFMFILISYALVIFSVLRIPSAAGKRKAFSTCTSHLTVVILLFGSVMTMYVRPGSENPLEFQKVVTLFYSVITPLLNPLIYSLRNKDMKAALRKVLVIKRTSHKT from the coding sequence ATGGTCTACTTTGTGGTGTTCTCAGTAACCTACATGCTAATATTAATGGGAAATGCAGCTATTGTCTGTGCTGTGCTCTGGGATCGGCACCTCCATACTCCCATGTACATACTCTTGGGAAATTTCTCCTTCTTAGAGATCTGCTATGTCACCACAACTGTTCCCAACATGTTGGCCAATTTCCTTTCTGAGACCAAGACCATCACTTTTATTGGTTGCTTTatacaattttatttcttcttctcttttggcTGTGATGAAGCCTTCTATCTTTGTATCATGGCATTTGATAGGTATCTTGCTATCTGTCGTCCACTGCATTACCCAACCGTCATGACTACACATCTCTGCACTGGCTTGGTGGCCTTTGGCTGGTCAAGTGGCTTTGTTCTCTTTATAATACCAGTTGCTCTCATCTCACAGTTGTCCTATTGTGGCTCAAACATCATTGATCACTTCATATGTGATCCTGTCCCATTGATGGCCCTTTCATGTTCCAAATCCCATACCACAAAGATCATTTACTCTACTTTCAATACTATCTTTATGGTTGGTACTTTTATGTTTATCCTCATCTCCTATGCCTTAGTCATTTTTTCTGTACTGCGGATTCCCTCTGCTGCTGGCAAACGTAAGGCCTTCTCCACGTGTACTTCACATCTAACTGTAGTGATCTTACTATTTGGCTCTGTTATGACAATGTATGTGCGGCCAGGATCAGAGAATCCATTAGAATTCCAGAAAGTTGTGACACTGTTTTATTCAGTAATCACTCCCCTCCTCAACCCTTTGATCTACAGTCTCCGAAACAAGGATATGAAGGCAGCTCTAAGGAAAGTTCTGGTGATTAAAAGGACTTCTCACAAGACATAA